Below is a genomic region from Pseudomonas extremaustralis.
AGGGCACGGGCGGGAACTCCTCCAAGTCCGCTTCAAGCCCAGGCACAAGCCGAGGCGCCTGCTTCCAATCGAACACCTTTTCCGGTGTGCCTTGCCAGGCCAGCACCAGCCCGCGGGCCTGGCTGTCGTCCGTGTTGATCCAGCGTGCCGCCGCTGCGCACATAAAGGACTCGATGTGCTCTTCGTTGATCCGCGCCTGGTACTTGGAGCCCAGCAGCCAGCGGCAGACGCTCAGGTAATAGGTCCAGTTCAACGGCGGATGATTGCGATAGGCCCAGGTCATGAAGCCGCGAAAGATATTCAGGCCATCGGGCGGATCGAGTTTGAGCAAGCCTGGGCACACATCGAACAAGGTGTGCCAGTAAGGCAGCAGCCGGGCATCCAGATGCACGAAGCTGCGTGCATTACCGGGATAGTCCGGAAACGGCAGCAGGAAGTCGCCTTGATTACGCAGGCGCGAGGTTTTGCTGACCAATCGCGACGCCCCCGAGGGCACGGCTAGTGCGCGCATGGCGACCTCCGAGCGATCGGTGC
It encodes:
- a CDS encoding putative natural product biosynthesis protein — its product is MRALAVPSGASRLVSKTSRLRNQGDFLLPFPDYPGNARSFVHLDARLLPYWHTLFDVCPGLLKLDPPDGLNIFRGFMTWAYRNHPPLNWTYYLSVCRWLLGSKYQARINEEHIESFMCAAAARWINTDDSQARGLVLAWQGTPEKVFDWKQAPRLVPGLEADLEEFPPVPWDFAWCPLTGKGGVGFRRWLSIP